The following are from one region of the Nymphaea colorata isolate Beijing-Zhang1983 chromosome 7, ASM883128v2, whole genome shotgun sequence genome:
- the LOC116257970 gene encoding uncharacterized protein LOC116257970 — translation MARMMYGCFILWLGLLSPAATVLATGNLAGKYVTALGDPGMRRDGLRVAFEAWNFCNEVAEEAPKMGSPRLGDCFDVFVKDSHKRGWKHCEPCNQTGEHLLIHRVDEADNRLSVGDPFPGGFSTTLNNTDLYAVEKEQYLGAKCQVRDRPSPWQFWMVMLKNGNLDTLAGLCPSNGRKVGPFPHESRFPCFGTGCMNQPLMYHNYTTLKGDRLSGSFYGTYDLDGESHLHEDLATTKLSYYSVTWEKQLGKGGWKFHHFLKTNKKYPWLMLYLRADAHEGLSGGYHYQTRGMTKIIPKSPDFKVRLTLDIKQGGGPKSQFYLMDIGSCWKNNGQPCDGDVTTDVTRYSEMILNPNTTAWCSPTNLNTCPPYHTLPNGTRIHRTDTSNFPYGAYHMYCSPGNAEHLEEPYNLCDAYSNPQPQELVQILPHPAWGDYGYPTKPGEGWIGDPRTWELDVGRLSQALFFYQDPGTPPAKREWPSLDVGTEIYVSEEGEVAEWILSDFDVIVPRPKRRHSLKHRF, via the exons ATGGCAAGGATGATGTATGGTTGTTTCATATTATGGCTCGGCCTTCTTTCGCCGGCCGCCACGGTCCTCGCCACCGGCAACCTGGCCGGAAAGTATGTGACTGCTCTGGGAGATCCAGGCATGAGAAGAGATGGACTGAGGGTGGCGTTCGAAGCGTGGAACTTCTGCAATGAGGTCGCCGAAGAGGCTCCCAAGATGGGAAGTCCTCGGCTGGGTGACTGCTTCGACGTCTTTGTTAAGGACTCTCACAAACGTG GTTGGAAACACTGCGAACCATGCAACCAGACGGGAGAACATCTCTTGATTCACAGAGTGGATGAGGCTGACAACAGGTTGAGTGTGGGGGATCCCTTCCCTGGGGGCTTCTCTACCACCCTCAACAACACTGACCTTTATGCAGTGGAAAAGGAGCAGTACTTGGGTGCAAAGTGCCAGGTTAGGGACAGACCAAGCCCATGGCAGTTCTGGATGGTCATGCTCAAGAATGGAAATTTGGACACTCTAGCAGGCCTCTGTCCTTCAAATGGGCGCAAGGTAGGGCCATTTCCACATGAGAGCAGGTTCCCCTGCTTTGGCACAGGCTGCATGAACCAACCTTTGATGTACCACAACTACACCACCCTGAAGGGTGACAGACTAAGTGGCAGTTTCTACGGGACATACGACCTAGATGGTGAAAGCCATCTTCATGAAGATCTGGCAACTACCAAACTTTCATATTATTCAGTTACATGGGAGAAGCAGCTTGGCAAGGGCGGGTGGAAATTTCACCATTTTCTTAAGACCAACAAGAAGTATCCATGGCTCATGCTGTACCTTAGGGCAGATGCACATGAAGGTCTCTCTGGTGGGTACCATTATCAGACAAGAGGCATGACGAAGATT ATCCCAAAATCACCAGACTTCAAAGTGAGACTGACTTTAGATATCAAGCAAGGTGGAGGACCCAAGAGCCAATTCTACCTCATGGACATTGGAAGCTGTTGGAAGAACAACGGCCAGCCATGTGATGGAGACGTAACGACTGATGTTACTCGTTACAGCGAGATGATACTGAATCCAAATACAACAGCATGGTGCTCTCCTACTAACCTTAATACATGCCCGCCGTACCACACTCTCCCGAATGGCACAAGAATACACAGAACTGACACGTCCAACTTCCCCTATGGCGCTTATCACATGTACTGCTCTCCTGGAAATGCAGAACATCTGGAGGAACCGTACAACTTGTGTGATGCCTACAGCAACCCTCAACCACAGGAGCTGGTGCAGATCCTCCCACATCCTGCATGGGGTGACTATGGCTATCCTACAAAGCCAGGTGAAGGTTGGATCGGTGATCCGAGAACATGGGAACTCGATGTTGGCAGGCTCTCTCAGGCTTTGTTCTTTTATCAG GACCCTGGTACTCCACCAGCTAAAAGAGAATGGCCATCTCTTGATGTTGGAACAGAGATATATGTGAGCGAAGAAGGTGAAGTAGCAGAGTGGATATTGAGCGACTTCGATGTCATTGTCCCGAGGCCAAAACGCAGGCACTCTCTTAAACATAGGTTCTGA